The Cloacibacterium caeni region CATATTTTAGAAATGTATGATCATTCTAAGTTTTACAGATATGTTATTAATAAATATGTGAAAAAAGCGAAAAGACTTATAGTGTGTGAGGAAATCCGAGCAGCAATTTTTAATGTTTGGTTTCAACCCAAAAAAATTCCATTAGTTTTACCTAATAAACCCTACAGTTTAGAAGAGAATTCTCTGGCTTTGAACTTTTTGAAAAACCACCAGCCAGAACTTTACCACCAAATAGTTAATCTCAAAAGAAAAGTAATCCTTTATCAAGGATTAGTTTCTCCAGAAAGAGACTTGTCTTTTATTTTAAAAGCAGTAAATAAATTAGGAGAAGAGTATGTACCAGTAATTATGGGACGAGATTATGGAATGATTGAAAAATATAAAAAACAATGTCCATCACTTATACATATTTCTTTTATTCCTTCTCCTCAGCATCTCTATATTACCTCTTTAGCAAATATTGGGATATTAATGTATGACCCTATATCACTTAATCAGATATTTTGCGCTCCCAATAAGATATTTGAGTATTCAGGGTATGGTATCCCCATGATAGGAAATAATATTCCTGGTCTCAAAATTCCTTTCGAAAAGTATAATTGTGGTAGAATTTTTGATAATGGTAATATTGATGAATTGTGTCAAAATATTTTAGAAATAAATGAAAACCATGAACAATTTTCTAAAAATGCAATCAGATTATATAATTCAGTAGATAATAAAGCATTCTTAAAAAGTGTTTTAGAAGAGCTAGACTATTCCTAAATTAATATATGAAACTAATAATCAATACTACAACTTTAAGTGGGACGGGAGTTACTCAAGTTGCATTTTCTTTTATTCAAGAATGCAAATCACATCTGCATAATACTTATCATATATTTCTTAGTCCTACTCTTTCTAAAGAGATTGATAAAACGAGCTTCCCCTCTAATTTTTATTTTTATGATTTTAAGGGGCATCCTCTTTATGGATTAAAAGGTTTTTTTATTAGAAAAAAACTTAAGAATTTAGAAAAAAAAATAAATCCAGATGTTGTTTTCACTGTTTTTGGTCCAGCTTGTTGGACCCCGAGATCTCCTCACATTACTGGATTTGCGAATTCATATTATGTATATCCAGAATCTCCATTCTATAAAGTCATTCCTTGGAAGGAGAAAATGAGAATACAACTGATGAAATGGGCACATAGATTTTTTTTAAAAAGAAACGGACAATATTTTATCTGTGAGACCCAAGATATGTCGCAGCGCTTAGTGAAATTTTTGAAAATAAATAGAAATAATGTTTTTACAGTAAGTAATACATTTAATCATTTTTTTGAAAATCCTAATACCGAAAATTTACCAGTTCTATTGCCAAAAAGAGGAGAAGGAGAATTTAGAATAGTATCCTTAGCATCACTTGATATTCACAAGAATCTTACTGTGATTAATGATGTGGTTCCTATTCTAGAAAAAAAATTACCAGGGAATAAAGTGAAATTTGTTTTAACGGTGGATGAAAACAAGTTTCAAACCCAATTTAATACTTTGGCTAAATCAAAAATAGTTAATTTAGGAAGAATTCCAGTTAAATTTTGTCCACAATTATATGTAGAATCAGATGTCTTATTTCTACCTTCTTTAATAGAGTCTTTTTCAGCAAATTATCCTGAAGCAATGAAAATGAAAA contains the following coding sequences:
- a CDS encoding glycosyltransferase produces the protein MKLIINTTTLSGTGVTQVAFSFIQECKSHLHNTYHIFLSPTLSKEIDKTSFPSNFYFYDFKGHPLYGLKGFFIRKKLKNLEKKINPDVVFTVFGPACWTPRSPHITGFANSYYVYPESPFYKVIPWKEKMRIQLMKWAHRFFLKRNGQYFICETQDMSQRLVKFLKINRNNVFTVSNTFNHFFENPNTENLPVLLPKRGEGEFRIVSLASLDIHKNLTVINDVVPILEKKLPGNKVKFVLTVDENKFQTQFNTLAKSKIVNLGRIPVKFCPQLYVESDVLFLPSLIESFSANYPEAMKMKMPILTSNYSFATSICGDAASYFDPTNPNDIADKIIELIANKEKYDQLLEKGTIQLKNFGTAKTRASKYLEIFSIIKNKY